A section of the Malania oleifera isolate guangnan ecotype guangnan chromosome 2, ASM2987363v1, whole genome shotgun sequence genome encodes:
- the LOC131147977 gene encoding probable protein phosphatase 2C 25, with protein MSCSVALSNSPVFSPSRVSSSIFCKPSLSSPETLSSSSSSSPSSPLRLRFQKPLTGLRPFTDGSSSSSMTSASASLSSPSVLKRKRPAMLDIPIAPLSFPAPPTGVLRDVVEAEEDGYSVYCKRGRREAMEDRYSAVVGLQGDPKQAFFGIFDGHGGAKAAEFAAENMDKNILDEVGARDDEEIEEAVKKGYLNTDSQFLKEDLRGGSCCVTALIRNGNLVVSNAGDCRAVISRGGTAEALTSDHRPSREDEKDRIENLGGYVDCCRGVWRILGSLAVSRGIGDRHLKQWVIAEPETKVLRIEPEHEFLILASDGLWDKVNNQEAVDIARTFCIDTDAPEPLFACKKLTELSASRGSADDISVMLIQLRRYAKG; from the exons atgtCTTGCTCTGTTGCACTTTCAAACTCGCCTGTGTTCTCTCCTTCTAGGGTTTCTTCCTCTATTTTCTGCAAACCCTCGCTGTCTTCTCCCGAAACGCTGTCGTCTTCGTCCTCATCTTCTCCCTCTTCGCCTCTCAGGCTCCGGTTCCAGAAACCCTTAACTGGGCTGAGGCCGTTCACAGATGGGTCGTCGTCTTCTTCCATGACTTCTGCTTCCGCTTCGTTGTCTTCGCCTTCGGTTCTgaagaggaagaggcccgcgatGCTCGATATTCCCATCGCTCCCCTGAGTTTTCCGGCTCCGCCAACGGGTGTTCTGAGGGACGTGGTGGAGGCTGAGGAAGATGGGTATTCTGTGTACTGTAAGAGAGGGAGGAGAGAAGCCATGGAGGATCGGTACTCGGCTGTTGTTGGTCTTCAGGGAGACCCCAAACAG GCATTTTTTGGCATTTTTGATGGGCATGGAGGTGCAAAAGCTGCCGAGTTTGCGGCAGAGAACATGGACAAAAACATTTTAGATGAAGTAGGAGCAAGGGATGATGAGGAAATTGAGGAGGCTGTTAAGAAGGGTTACCTAAACACAGACTCTCAATTTCTAAAGGAAGATCTTCGCGGTGGTTCATGCTGTGTTACAGCTCTGATCAGGAATGGCAATCTTGTCGTGTCCAATGCCGGTGATTGTCGTGCTGTAATTAGCAGAGGAGGCACTGCAGAGGCCCTCACTTCCGACCACCGCCCTTCAAGGGAAGATGAAAAGGACAGAATTGAGAACCTG GGCGGCTATGTTGATTGTTGCCGTGGTGTTTGGAGAATTCTGGGATCTCTTGCTGTATCAAGAGGAATTGGTGATCGGCATCTTAAGCAATGGGTTATAGCAGAGCCTGAGACAAAAGTCCTTAGAATTGAACCTGAACACGAGTTTTTAATCCTAGCTTCTGATGGCTTATGGGACAAG GTTAATAATCAGGAAGCTGTTGATATTGCTCGCACTTTTTGCATTGACACTGACGCGCCAGAACCATTATTTGCCTGTAAAAAGCTCACGGAGCTCTCTGCTTCGCGGGGCTCTGCTGATGATATAAGCGTGATGCTAATCCAGTTGAGGCGCTATGCTAAGGGATAG